The Triticum dicoccoides isolate Atlit2015 ecotype Zavitan chromosome 6A, WEW_v2.0, whole genome shotgun sequence genome has a window encoding:
- the LOC119319541 gene encoding uncharacterized protein LOC119319541: MEAFAAAPAAGVFAAARPSVALRRRGSGRGASSSSRAGAGRVRLVRAPPPRAGGGGDGGDLPALDKWDMMELEFGRFLGEDPKLTLAKILLKKSDPDASSLDVEKLVASKKDTLDVILKEFMEANKQDKNATAGEAVDTPMKDKQPLGVSRPALSKPKLDEASLAMIRPVGSKPKQVEPPLTFVRPAAIKPKVNKPSLTLMRPMGSKPKVQAKLVQASWPSKESLAAGTETSEVGCTATEDIVDMTLRKPVVHQSEDDEQEPELKMKPNADLKMRKDMDEDLSNISLLQKPEATKETANALGSALVAAGEDTNEREEGLQPSEESLTQQIDLPALDKPSATDNNFSMQAFLQGRPRKDLPVETSPSQVDAEKKIDGDNKKSYVDDGGNVLSSTLEDITESDWTRLDHYASTGERVEVELINCSAKGFVVSLDSMIGFLPYRNLATKWKFLAFETWLRRKGGDPSLYKQSMSMEEGSEVNDRSIEPESVSEVAHQDQGTLQSRLKFEELLRTYDEEKSKFLSSFIGQRLRVSVVLADRNSKRLFFSMRPKESDELIQKRKSLMAKLNVGDIVTCTIKRFVYFGIFVEVEGVPALIQQWEVSWDETLDPSVSYRIGQVVDAKVIQLDFNNSRIFLSLKDVKPSPPVGALEAVIGDDASIDGSLEPAQADFEWPEVDSLIEELKNIEQVKDVYKGRFFRSPGLAPTFQVYMASLVGQKYKVLARYGNNVQEVMVETSLDKEGLKEAILMCTNRVS; the protein is encoded by the exons ATGGAAGccttcgccgccgcccccgcggccGGCGTCTTCGCGGCCGCGCGGCCCTCCGTCGCGCTCCGGCGCCGAGGAAGCGGCAgaggggcctcctcctcctcgcgcgccGGCGCCGGACGGGTGCGCCTcgtgcgcgcgccgccgccgcgcgctggcgggggcggcgacggaggggACCTGCCGGCTCTGGACAAGTGGGACATGATGGAGCTCGAGTTCGGGCGGTTCCTCGGGGAGGACCCCAAGCTCACCCTCGCCAAG ATACTGCTCAAGAAGTCAGACCCAGATGCTTCATCCCTCGATGTAGAGAAACTAGTTGCCAGCAAAAAGGACACGCTGGATGTTATTTTGAAGGAGTTCATGGAAGCTAATAAGCAGGACAAGAATGCCACCGCAGGAGAGGCAGTAGACACACCAATGAAAGACAAACAGCCTTTGGGTGTTTCAAGGCCTGCACTGAGCAAACCAAAGCTGGATGAGGCTTCTTTGGCTATGATACGGCCAGTAGGAAGCAAACCGAAGCAAGTTGAACCTCCATTGACTTTTGTGAGACCAGCAGCGATCAAACCAAAGGTAAATAAGCCTTCTTTGACCTTGATGCGGCCAATGGGGAGCAAACCAAAAGTACAAGCAAAGCTGGTGCAAGCTAGTTGGCCTAGCAAGGAGAGTTTAGCTGCAGGAACAGAGACAAGTGAGGTTGGATGTACCGCAACAGAGGATATCGTGGACATGACCTTGCGTAAACCCGTTGTGCATCAGAGTGAAGATGATGAACAGGAGCCAGAGCTGAAGATGAAACCAAATGCCGACTTGAAAATGAGGAAGGATATGGATGAGGATTTATCCAACATTTCTCTTCTTCAAAAGCCAGAGGCCACAAAAGAGACTGCTAATGCACTTGGCTCGGCCTTAGTTGCTGCTGGAGAGGATACCAATGAACGTGAGGAAG GACTGCAACCATCTGAGGAAAGTTTAACTCAACAAATAGACTTGCCTGCTCTGGATAAACCATCAGCGACCGACAACAATTTTTCTATGCAAGCTTTCTTGCAAGGAAGACCGAG GAAAGACCTGCCTGTTGAAACTTCACCATCTCAAGTGGATGCTGAGAAGAAAATTGATGGTGATAATAAAAAAAGTTATGTTGACGATGGGGGCAATGTCTTATCATCAACATTAGAG GACATTACTGAGAGTGACTGGACAAGGCTAGATCATTATGCAAGTACTGGAGAAAGGGTTGAGGTGGAACTTATTAACTGCAGTGCGAAGGGATTTGTG GTGTCACTCGACTCAATGATAGGTTTCTTACCGTATCGTAATCTAGCTACAAAATGGAAATTCTTAGCTTTTGAGACTTGGTTAAGAAGGAAGGGTGGTGATCCTTCCTTGTACAAGCAGAGTATGAGCATGGAGGAAGGTTCCGAGGTTAATGATAGGAGCATAGAACCAGAATCAGTTTCAGAAGTAGCTCATCAGGACCAAGGAACTCTGCAGTCTAGGCTGAAGTTTGAAGAGCTTCTTCGAACATATGACGAAGAGAAATCCAAGTTCTTATCATCATTTATCGGTCAA AGGCTCCGAGTGTCAGTTGTTCTGGCTGATAGAAATTCCAAGCGACTATTTTTCTCCATGAGGCCAAAAGAAAGTGACGAGTTGATTCAGAAAAGGAAAAGCCTGATG GCTAAGCTTAATGTTGGAGATATAGTCACATGCACTATCAAGCGATTTGTTTACTTTGGGATATTTGTTGAG GTTGAAGGAGTTCCTGCACTGATTCAGCAGTGGGAAGTGTCCTGGGATGAGACCTTAGATCCATCAGTTTCTTACAGAATTGGTCAG GTTGTTGATGCTAAAGTTATTCAACTGGATTTCAACAATAGCCGTATCTTTTTGTCACTTAAAGATGTAAAG CCAAGTCCGCCAGTAGGGGCATTGGAAGCAGTCATTGGCGATGATGCGTCAATTGATGGATCTCTCGAACCCGCACAAGCAGATTTTGAG TGGCCTGAGGTGGATTCCCTCATCGAGGAGCTGAAAAACATAGAGCAAGTTAAAGATGTTTACAAAGGAAGGTTCTTCCGGAGCCCAGGATTAGCTCCAACGTTTCAG GTATATATGGCATCTCTGGTTGGTCAGAAATATAAGGTCCTAGCACGGTATGGAAACAATGTGCAAGAG GTGATGGTGGAGACGTCGTTAGATAAAGAAGGGCTTAAAGAGGCAATTTTGATGTGCACAAACAGGGTGAGCTGA
- the LOC119315524 gene encoding protein NRT1/ PTR FAMILY 5.2-like — MAAAESLAVESGTGRQEYVQDGSVDLRGNPVLRSTRGGWTACSFIVVYELFERMAYYGIASNLFVYLTEKMHQGTVEASNNVTNWSGVVFITPLIGAHLADAYLGRYWTFVIGSAIYFMGMLLLTLAVTVGALKPPPCVDKLCPSPSALQVGVYFGGLYIVALGNGGTKPNISTMGADQFDDFDAREKTHKLSFFNWWMFTIFTGILFSSTVLVYLQDNVSWSVGYGIPTLGLVVSIVIFLVGTPMYRHKVPQGSAITRIGKVLASALCKQRLPLPANAGELHELEQETYTRKHKFRMESTNDMWFLNKASVKDVGGESSTSKWSLCTVTEVEETKQILKLVPFVVTMFIPCTLIAQTNTLFVKQGTTMNRHMGPHFEIPPASLGAFVTLAMLITSVVYDRLFVKAARRYTNNPRGITLLTRMGIGQVIQVVTMATAALTENRRLSYARSLGLDVTGGQLPLTIFVLLPQYVLMGLADGFVLAGEIEFFYDQAPESMKSLGTALSLTAYGVGNVLSSFFLSLVARVTRERTGKAWVSNNLNASHLDYYYAFLTLLAVANCVTFALLASRYKYKVESTKTIDVDVDVQLKRLGRQEDSL, encoded by the exons ATGGCGGCGGCGGAGAGCCTGGCCGTGGAGAGCGGCACCGGGCGGCAGGAGTACGTGCAGGACGGCTCGGTGGATCTCCGGGGCAACCCCGTGCTCCGGTCCACGAGGGGCGGCTGGACCGCCTGCTCCTTCATCGTAG TGTACGAGCTGTTCGAGCGGATGGCGTACTACGGGATCGCGTCCAACCTCTTCGTCTACCTCACCGAGAAGATGCACCAGGGCACGGTGGAGGCGTCCAACAACGTCACCAACTGGTCCGGCGTCGTCTTCATCACGCCCCTGATCGGCGCCCACCTCGCCGACGCTTACCTCGGCCGCTATTGGACCTTCGTCATCGGCTCCGCCATATATTTCATG GGGATGCTGCTGCTGACGCTGGCTGTGACGGTGGGAGCGCTCAAGCCTCCGCCATGCGTCGACAAACTTTGTCCGTCGCCGTCAGCCCTGCAGGTCGGCGTCTACTTTGGCGGGCTGTACATCGTCGCCTTGGGCAACGGCGGCACGAAGCCTAACATCTCGACCATGGGCGCGGACCAGTTCGACGACTTCGACGCCCGGGAGAAGACCCACAAGCTCTCCTTCTTCAACTGGTGGATGTTCACCATCTTCACGGGCATCCTCTTCTCCTCAACGGTCCTCGTCTACCTCCAGGACAACGTCAGCTGGTCCGTCGGCTATGGCATCCCCACTCTTGGCCTCGTCGTCTCCATCGTCATCTTCCTCGTCGGCACGCCTATGTACCGCCACAAGGTGCCTCAGGGCAGCGCGATCACGCGCATTGGCAAGGTGCTCGCCTCCGCGCTGTGCAAACAGCGCCTACCCTTGCCGGCGAACGCCGGTGAGCTGCATGAATTGGAGCAAGAGACGTACACGAGGAAGCACAAGTTCCGGATGGAATCCACGAACGACATGTGGTTCCTCAACAAGGCATCCGTGAAGGACGTCGGTGGCGAGTCCTCGACCTCAAAATGGAGCCTCTGCACGGTGACGGAGGTGGAGGAGACGAAGCAGATCTTGAAGCTGGTCCCTTTTGTCGTGACCATGTTCATACCGTGCACGCTCATCGCCCAGACCAACACCCTGTTCGTGAAGCAGGGCACGACCATGAATCGGCACATGGGGCCACACTTCGAGATCCCGCCGGCCAGCCTCGGCGCGTTCGTCACGCTCGCCATGCTCATCACCAGCGTGGTCTACGACCGGCTCTTCGTCAAGGCCGCGCGAAGGTACACCAATAACCCAAGAGGCATCACCCTCCTCACGAGGATGGGCATCGGGCAGGTGATCCAAGTcgtgacgatggcgacggcggcgctcaCCGAGAACCGGCGCCTGAGCTACGCGCGCAGCCTTGGGCTGGACGTGACCGGCGGCCAGCTCCCCCTCACCATCTTCGTCCTCCTGCCGCAGTACGTGCTGATGGGCCTGGCGGACGGGTTCGTGCTCGCGGGCGAGATCGAGTTCTTCTACGACCAGGCGCCCGAGAGCATGAAGAGCCTCGGCACGGCACTGTCGCTCACGGCGTACGGCGTGGGCAACGTCCTTAGCAGCTTCTTCTTGTCGCTGGTGGCGCGGGTGACGCGCGAGAGGACCGGCAAAGCCTGGGTCTCCAACAACCTCAACGCCTCACACCTCGACTATTACTACGCGTTCCTCACGTTGCTCGCGGTCGCCAACTGTGTCACCTTCGCTCTCCTCGCTAGCAGGTACAAGTACAAGGTGGAGTCTACTAAGACCATCGACGTCGACGTGGACGTGCAGCTCAAGCGGCTAGGCCGCCAAGAAGATTCACTCTGA